In the Epinephelus lanceolatus isolate andai-2023 chromosome 6, ASM4190304v1, whole genome shotgun sequence genome, one interval contains:
- the bloc1s2 gene encoding biogenesis of lysosome-related organelles complex 1 subunit 2 isoform X2 — protein MAAIGDDAAAMDSISRAPAAHLAALNAAASASSHTEGPEDVTESPAVAPKKPSTNNDGGVETAEEAVEPAEPDINELCTDMFEKMAIFLQGELTGTCEDYRLLENMNKLTSLKYMEMKDISINISRNLQDLNNKYASLQPYLDQINQIEEQVSSLEQAAYKLDAYSKKLELTPCMTET, from the exons ATGGCTGCAATTGGCGACGACGCCGCAGCAATGGACAGCATCTCCAGGGCACCAGCGGCCCACTTAGCGGCTCTGAACGCGGCTGCGAGCGCCAGCAGTCACACGGAAGGCCCGGAGGATGTGACAGAAAGCCCGGCGGTCGCTCCCAAAAAGCCCAGCACGAACA ATGATGGTGGTGTGGAGACAGCAGAGGAGGCAGTGGAGCCAGCAGAGCCTGATATCAACGAGCTGTGCACTGATATGTTTGAAAAGATGGCCATCTTCCTGCAAGGGGAACTAACAG GGACTTGCGAGGATTACCGTCTGTTGGAGAACATGAACAAGCTCACCAGTCTGAAGTACATGGAAATGAAGGATATCAGCATCAACATCAGCCGTAACCTGCAGGATCTAAACAACAAAT ATGCTAGCCTACAGCCCTACTTGGACCAGATAAACCAGATTGAAGAGCAAGTGTCTTCACTTGAACAGGCTGCTTACAAACTGGACGCATACTCCAAGAAACTGG AGCTCACACCCTGCATGACAGAAACATGA
- the bloc1s2 gene encoding biogenesis of lysosome-related organelles complex 1 subunit 2 isoform X1, translating to MAAIGDDAAAMDSISRAPAAHLAALNAAASASSHTEGPEDVTESPAVAPKKPSTNNDGGVETAEEAVEPAEPDINELCTDMFEKMAIFLQGELTGTCEDYRLLENMNKLTSLKYMEMKDISINISRNLQDLNNKYASLQPYLDQINQIEEQVSSLEQAAYKLDAYSKKLEARFKKLEKR from the exons ATGGCTGCAATTGGCGACGACGCCGCAGCAATGGACAGCATCTCCAGGGCACCAGCGGCCCACTTAGCGGCTCTGAACGCGGCTGCGAGCGCCAGCAGTCACACGGAAGGCCCGGAGGATGTGACAGAAAGCCCGGCGGTCGCTCCCAAAAAGCCCAGCACGAACA ATGATGGTGGTGTGGAGACAGCAGAGGAGGCAGTGGAGCCAGCAGAGCCTGATATCAACGAGCTGTGCACTGATATGTTTGAAAAGATGGCCATCTTCCTGCAAGGGGAACTAACAG GGACTTGCGAGGATTACCGTCTGTTGGAGAACATGAACAAGCTCACCAGTCTGAAGTACATGGAAATGAAGGATATCAGCATCAACATCAGCCGTAACCTGCAGGATCTAAACAACAAAT ATGCTAGCCTACAGCCCTACTTGGACCAGATAAACCAGATTGAAGAGCAAGTGTCTTCACTTGAACAGGCTGCTTACAAACTGGACGCATACTCCAAGAAACTGG AGGCCAGGTTCAAAAAACTGGAGAAGCGATGA